A single Caldanaerovirga acetigignens DNA region contains:
- a CDS encoding LytR/AlgR family response regulator transcription factor, translated as MVNVLILADEDHIRESLKELVSTNPLVSKIFDVSSTSEAVNIAEKRSFDIALIYIELEAEEGLDGIYIAKIMQKLNPKTYIVFLLGYPQYTIDSFQVTPDDFILKPFIRERIKEIISTLATKVVMKGENLLKSSYRIRLKMGNEILFLKPNDVIFIERQGKTTLIHTKESIYKIDKLLIELEKVLPANFVRVHRSFIINIDKIKRVKEVSRRSYEIDFYGYTKTAQMSRYKFEEYKDIFSNFQE; from the coding sequence ATGGTAAATGTACTTATTCTGGCAGACGAAGATCATATCAGGGAATCTTTAAAGGAACTGGTATCTACGAATCCCCTCGTGAGTAAAATTTTTGATGTTAGTTCTACCAGTGAGGCGGTGAACATCGCAGAGAAGCGGTCTTTTGATATTGCGTTAATCTATATAGAGCTTGAAGCTGAAGAAGGGTTAGACGGCATATATATAGCAAAGATAATGCAGAAGCTCAATCCCAAAACCTATATTGTATTTTTATTGGGCTATCCCCAATATACTATTGACTCCTTTCAGGTAACCCCTGATGATTTTATACTCAAGCCTTTTATAAGAGAGAGGATAAAGGAGATAATATCTACTTTGGCGACAAAAGTAGTGATGAAAGGAGAAAATTTGCTTAAAAGTTCTTATAGAATAAGGCTCAAAATGGGTAATGAAATACTATTTTTAAAGCCGAATGATGTAATATTCATTGAAAGGCAAGGAAAAACCACCTTGATTCATACTAAGGAGAGCATTTATAAAATAGACAAATTGCTTATTGAGCTGGAGAAAGTGCTACCAGCAAATTTTGTGAGGGTTCATAGGTCCTTTATAATAAATATAGATAAAATAAAGCGAGTTAAGGAAGTAAGCAGAAGATCTTACGAAATAGATTTTTATGGTTACACTAAAACCGCCCAGATGAGTAGATATAAGTTTGAAGAGTACAAAGATATTTTCAGTAATTTCCAAGAGTGA